The DNA region TTTTCACTATATTATTCTTAAAAACAATTTATTTTCCTGCTTTTTAAGAATAACATAAATTTTTCCCGTTCATGTTATATTCTCTTCATTGAAAAGGGGTGTGAACAATTGAATAAGGATATAACATGAACTCTAGGTCAAGTATTACATGGTAGTGTGTTGACTGTCAATGGAAACATGAACTATGGTTCAAATTAATCTGTTTTATGTTATAATAAGGTTGAGGTGAACGTAATGTCGGACCGTGAAGACCAACTTGTTGGTGAGTTTCCATTTACACCTATACAGGAACGGGCACAACAAAAAAGGAAGGCTTTGGTTGAAAGTGGACATGCCCTCTTTATTCTAAAAGGCTATGATCAAACAACGGCTAAGGAAATCGCCGCCAATGCAGGGGTAGCAACAGGTACCTTTTATCGGTACTTTTCGGATAAACGACAGCTTTTGATGTCGCTATTAGAGGATCAAATTGATGCCCTTTTGCCACCGGAGCCTAATTGGGCCACTTCAGATCCTGAAAGCTTGCTAGCATTACTATTAGAAACCCATGACAATCGGTTAAAAGAACTCGGTCTCCAGCGTGTCCTACCTGAGTTGTTGCATAAGGATTCTGAACTAGCTGATGTATTGGCAACGGCTAGGAGAAATATACATTCGAAAATACTTACGGGTTTAATCAAAGCGAGAGAAAAAGATCTTACTTGGAAAGATTTAGACTTAGATACAATTACATGGTCCATGATGCTTATAGCTGAGAATGTTCCCAATAAAGAGGCACACAGCGGGAAACAGGCTGATTATCATGAAGTAGCGAAAGTGATTTGTCGGATGATTTTCCCTCCTGAAGTGATGAAAAAACTTAAAGAAGACAAAAACGGAAAATAGAAAGGGCGTAACACCTTGGGGATTGAACAATTGGTTGATTTTAGAAACCTAAAAACCTTAAAAATTGAACTAACCAGATTTATGATGGCTTATAAGTTTGCTCTGGATGAAATGACGACAAAAATTAATATTCTTAAAGATGAGTTTAATTATATTCACGACTATAATCCAATAGAACACGTAAAATCACGGATAAAATCACCAGAGAGTATTTTTAAAAAAGTGCAAAGAAAAGGCATTGATTTTAATTTACAAAGTATTAAAGAAAATATTAAAGACATTGCTGGGATGAGAATAACCTGTTCCTTCAAAGATGATATTTATAAATTGAGCAGGATGATCGCGAACCAAAAGGATATTACCATTATTGAATACAAGGATTATATTAAACATCCAAAGCCAAATGGGTATCAAAGTTTGCATATGATTTTGGGGATACCGATATTCATGTCAGACCGTGAAGAAATAATATATGTGGAGGTACAAATTCGGACGATTGCTATGGACTTTTGGGCTAGTCTAGAACACAAAATTTATTATAAGTATAACAAAGAAGTACCACAAAAAATGCTTTCCGAATTAAAGGAAGCAGCGGATATGGCTGCACATTTAGACCGAAAAATGGAAGGTTTGCATAAGGAAATAACGGCAATGAAGCTAGCTGACGAGGCGGAGGAAGAGGGATTTTTAACCATTGGTAAAGAGAAGTTTAACTTACCGATGTTAGAAAACTTTATTGAAGGAAAGTTTAAAATTAAAAAGTAGTAATATTTTGAAAATAAAACAGGTTGCTGCACTTTACATAAAAGGAACTGGCGGAAAAAAATCTTCAGTTCTTTTTTATGTCAAATACATCACTTTATGTTATTACTTCTACTATACGGGGGTATGATATAATAATAAAAAAGGGGGAGAGTTCCATGTCTTTTACAAATGAAGAAGAAATAATGGATGATTCCTGTTGCACTGGAGAGTGCAGCCATCGAAAAAGTCACCATTCAGACAAAGTAAAAAATAACCTCGTCACACGATTAAATCGAGTGGAAGGCCAAATTCGCGGAATTAAGGGATTAATTGAAAAAGATACCTATTGTGATGATATCATTACCCAGATTTCAGCAACACAAGCTGCACTCAATAGTGTCGCCAAACTTTTGCTAGAGGGGCATTTAAAAACCTGTGTAGTGGAAAGAATTCAAGAAGGTGACATGGAAGTATTGGACGAAGTACTCATAACCATTCAAAAATTAATGAAGAAATAACGAAGGACGTACAAGTGTATGTTCTTTTTTTTGCAATAAAAAAGAGCGGGAATCGATTAATAGCCGCTCTTTGTTGAAGGTTTATTTAAAGAAAACCTTGTCAATATTGTATTTTGACTGAAGTGTATTAAGAATGTAAGTTTCGTAAATTTCTCTTTCCATCGGATCCTCTACTGTAAATACAGCAATCTTATAGATCTCGTCTCGATTGTTCTTCATCGGTGAAACGGTATCCTCAAAATGTTTTTTCACTCTCGGTCTTAGTTTCCTTGCTTTGCCTACAAATAATAAATCTTCCTCTTTATTGAAGAAAAGAATCATCCCGCCTTTATCCCTTGGGATCCGGTGATAATCTGTAAAGCCATAAACACTGCTGATTACGGATTCTACTTTCTCGCCTAACTGCAGCTTTTTTGTTATCACAATATCTGGATTTGGTATTTCAATTTTTATCATAAGAATCGCTCCTAATTATAGGCAATAGTTATTACCTTGTTTACTAAGAATTCATTATACCATAAGTAATTAGGAGAGCACCAACTAGGCCAGGGTTGTATGCAAAAAATGGTCCAGGATTACCTTGAATACTAATCAGATTAGCTGATTAAGGTGTTTAGATGAAAGAGGAAAGGTATTTTCCACAAATCAGAAACAAAAAATGTATAATTGTAGAAATATTGCCAATATTCCTCTGAGTTCAAAGGATTAATTGCTATATAATTAAGATATACGACAGCACAAGAACCCAGCCCGCAACTAGAGAATACTCTGACGGCTGGGTTTTATTAGTTTAAGATAGTAAAAATAATTTCCATGGAGGGTATGATGACGAATGAAAACATTAATAGTTTATTGCTCATCACATGGTACGACAGAAAAGGCTGTCCAGTTAATCAGTGAGTGGATGGAAGGAGAGGTTCTTGCTGTAGATTTAAAACGGGATAAAATCTCTTATGATGTCGGTGATTACGACTTCGTAATTATTGGTGGGTCTATCCATGCGGGGAGTATTCAAGGAAGGATTAAACATTTTATCGCCAAACACCATGATATTCTAATGACCAAAAAACTTGGTCTATTTCTCTGTTGTTGGCGGGATGGCAAAATAGCCATTGAACAATTCGAAGATGCTTTCCCTAAAGAACTAAGAGACATTGCTGTAGCAAATGGCATCTTCGGCGGGGAGTTTCTTATCAGTAAAATGAACTTCATTGAAAAACAGATTGTAAAAAAGGTTAGTGGAATTACGACGGAATCCTCTTACCTGGACACCACAGCTATCATGACCTTTGTTATGAAAATTAATGCGACACTTGCGCTTGTTTAAAAATATAGATGCCTGCCCCTGACAAGGAGATTCGTGTCTTTGGGGCAGGCATCTTTTTTAACTTAACAGATGCTCTGTATAAGCTCGATGGAATTGTTCTTGGGCGAGTTAACAAGTGAGCTAACTTCATAGGCATCCATTAAATTGGGGTCTAGCGGTTTTAATAGTTGATTGAGAGAATGGGTGTCAGTCAGAGAAGGATCTAGCCAAGTTCTTTCATCCTTAGGATTAAGGATAACAGGCATTCGGTCATGGATATCTTTAACCATTTCGTTTGCACTTGTCGTAATAACGGAGCAAGAAAAAATATCTTTGCCTTCGGGTGATTTCCATTTCTCCCAAAGACCCGCCATGGCAAACAAATCATCGGACTTAAGCTTAATCCTCATGGGAATTTTCGTTTTACTATCGATGCGTTTCCATTCGTAAAAGCTATCAGCAACGATAATACAACGCTTCTTTTGATAGGCATTTTTAAAGCTAGGCTTTTCTGTAAGTGTCTCGGAACGGGCATTAATCATTTTATAACCGATTGACATATCCTTAGCCCACGGCGGGATAAGCCCCCATCGTAAGAACCCCATCCTATTTTCCTTCCCATTATTAATAACAGCTATAACAGATTGGGATGGAGCCACATTATAACTAGGAAAATATTCCTCATCCTGCAAAAAAGACTCCACATCAAACCGATCCAAAAGCTCATCAATCGTCGCTGTCAAAGTAAAGCGACCGCACATAACC from Neobacillus sp. FSL H8-0543 includes:
- a CDS encoding TetR/AcrR family transcriptional regulator; amino-acid sequence: MSDREDQLVGEFPFTPIQERAQQKRKALVESGHALFILKGYDQTTAKEIAANAGVATGTFYRYFSDKRQLLMSLLEDQIDALLPPEPNWATSDPESLLALLLETHDNRLKELGLQRVLPELLHKDSELADVLATARRNIHSKILTGLIKAREKDLTWKDLDLDTITWSMMLIAENVPNKEAHSGKQADYHEVAKVICRMIFPPEVMKKLKEDKNGK
- a CDS encoding GTP pyrophosphokinase family protein gives rise to the protein MMAYKFALDEMTTKINILKDEFNYIHDYNPIEHVKSRIKSPESIFKKVQRKGIDFNLQSIKENIKDIAGMRITCSFKDDIYKLSRMIANQKDITIIEYKDYIKHPKPNGYQSLHMILGIPIFMSDREEIIYVEVQIRTIAMDFWASLEHKIYYKYNKEVPQKMLSELKEAADMAAHLDRKMEGLHKEITAMKLADEAEEEGFLTIGKEKFNLPMLENFIEGKFKIKK
- a CDS encoding metal-sensitive transcriptional regulator is translated as MSFTNEEEIMDDSCCTGECSHRKSHHSDKVKNNLVTRLNRVEGQIRGIKGLIEKDTYCDDIITQISATQAALNSVAKLLLEGHLKTCVVERIQEGDMEVLDEVLITIQKLMKK
- a CDS encoding nucleotide excision repair endonuclease, whose product is MIKIEIPNPDIVITKKLQLGEKVESVISSVYGFTDYHRIPRDKGGMILFFNKEEDLLFVGKARKLRPRVKKHFEDTVSPMKNNRDEIYKIAVFTVEDPMEREIYETYILNTLQSKYNIDKVFFK
- a CDS encoding flavodoxin domain-containing protein; protein product: MKTLIVYCSSHGTTEKAVQLISEWMEGEVLAVDLKRDKISYDVGDYDFVIIGGSIHAGSIQGRIKHFIAKHHDILMTKKLGLFLCCWRDGKIAIEQFEDAFPKELRDIAVANGIFGGEFLISKMNFIEKQIVKKVSGITTESSYLDTTAIMTFVMKINATLALV
- a CDS encoding SOS response-associated peptidase, which produces MCGRFTLTATIDELLDRFDVESFLQDEEYFPSYNVAPSQSVIAVINNGKENRMGFLRWGLIPPWAKDMSIGYKMINARSETLTEKPSFKNAYQKKRCIIVADSFYEWKRIDSKTKIPMRIKLKSDDLFAMAGLWEKWKSPEGKDIFSCSVITTSANEMVKDIHDRMPVILNPKDERTWLDPSLTDTHSLNQLLKPLDPNLMDAYEVSSLVNSPKNNSIELIQSIC